In a single window of the Sorangium aterium genome:
- the pdxR gene encoding MocR-like pyridoxine biosynthesis transcription factor PdxR translates to MRRGFVVALLEHPSNNRKDNSLPDAAGLPRLAIGARRPIDARVADIARGAPRLTDSGRRGIESSGAGARALRPSDAGTGGVAVTRELVLQLGAAGQGPLFLQIARAIVEDIERGRLRPGERLPSSRKLAIQLGVHRKTVIAAFLELARQGWITSAPASGTYVSSDLPAKLPPFRRRALADRAGFDLPGRPLPAPSSTPRAGLLLLGGVPELGFVPRLELCRAYRRALLGAGARALMDYGDPRGEPRLRRAVVESLTRARGVRASVESVNIVRGSQQGLYLAARALLDPGDCVAIEAYSHPAARGALELSGVELVPVPLDGEGLDVAALEALCAARRVKAVYTTPHHQLPTTVTLTAPRRVRLLELARRRRLLVLEDDYDHEFRYEGRPVLPLSSADRHGVVVYLGTLSKILAPGLRLGFVVSTPDVAERIAAYRAFVDHQGDHAIERAVAELLEDGEIDRHTQRVRRAYRARRDALCEALARHLPGLEFDPPSGGMALWARAPGVDIDAWARRAHAAGVSFQPASHFALGRWPLDFARFGFAACDEAQLADAARRLAQTLPKARSRPAGDRP, encoded by the coding sequence GTGCGCCGGGGCTTCGTTGTCGCCCTGCTCGAGCACCCGAGCAACAACCGCAAGGACAACAGCCTCCCGGACGCGGCCGGCCTGCCGAGGCTGGCCATCGGCGCGCGCCGGCCCATCGACGCGCGCGTCGCGGATATCGCGCGCGGCGCGCCTCGGTTGACAGATTCGGGGCGGCGGGGCATCGAGAGCTCGGGGGCGGGCGCCAGGGCGCTCCGCCCCTCCGACGCAGGCACGGGCGGCGTGGCGGTGACCCGAGAACTCGTTCTTCAGCTCGGCGCGGCGGGTCAGGGGCCGCTCTTTCTGCAGATCGCGCGGGCCATCGTCGAAGACATCGAACGGGGCCGCCTGCGCCCCGGCGAGCGGCTGCCCTCCAGCCGCAAGCTCGCCATCCAGCTCGGCGTGCACCGCAAGACCGTGATCGCCGCGTTCCTCGAGCTCGCGCGCCAAGGTTGGATAACGAGCGCGCCCGCCTCCGGCACCTACGTCTCGAGCGACCTGCCCGCCAAGCTGCCCCCCTTCCGCCGACGAGCCCTCGCCGACCGGGCCGGGTTCGACCTGCCCGGACGCCCCTTGCCGGCCCCGTCCTCGACCCCGCGCGCCGGCCTGCTCCTGCTCGGCGGGGTGCCCGAGCTCGGCTTCGTGCCGAGGCTGGAGCTGTGCCGCGCCTACCGCCGCGCGCTGCTCGGCGCCGGGGCGCGCGCGCTGATGGACTACGGCGACCCCCGGGGCGAGCCGCGCCTGCGCCGGGCGGTGGTCGAGTCGCTGACCCGGGCAAGGGGCGTGCGGGCGAGCGTCGAGTCGGTCAACATCGTGCGCGGCAGCCAACAGGGCCTCTACCTCGCGGCGCGCGCGCTGCTCGATCCGGGCGACTGCGTGGCGATCGAGGCGTACAGCCACCCCGCCGCCCGCGGCGCGCTCGAGCTCTCGGGCGTGGAGCTCGTGCCTGTGCCGCTCGACGGCGAGGGGCTCGACGTCGCCGCGCTCGAGGCCCTCTGCGCGGCCAGGCGGGTCAAGGCGGTCTACACGACGCCCCACCACCAGCTACCCACGACCGTCACCTTGACCGCGCCGAGGCGCGTGCGCCTGCTCGAGCTGGCGCGGCGCCGGCGCCTGCTCGTGCTCGAAGACGATTACGACCACGAGTTCCGCTACGAGGGGCGGCCGGTGCTGCCCCTTTCGTCCGCCGACCGTCATGGGGTGGTCGTCTACCTGGGCACCCTGTCGAAGATCTTGGCGCCGGGGCTGCGGCTCGGCTTCGTCGTCTCCACCCCCGACGTCGCCGAGCGCATCGCGGCCTACCGGGCCTTCGTCGACCACCAGGGCGACCACGCGATCGAGCGCGCCGTCGCCGAGCTGCTCGAAGACGGCGAGATCGATCGGCACACGCAGAGGGTCCGGCGCGCCTACCGCGCCCGCCGCGACGCGCTCTGCGAGGCGCTCGCGCGCCACCTGCCCGGGCTCGAGTTCGACCCCCCCAGCGGGGGCATGGCCCTCTGGGCGCGGGCCCCCGGCGTCGACATCGACGCGTGGGCCCGGCGCGCGCACGCGGCGGGCGTCTCCTTCCAGCCCGCGAGTCACTTCGCGCTCGGTCGCTGGCCGCTCGACTTCGCCCGCTTCGGCTTCGCCGCGTGCGACGAGGCCCAGCTCGCGGACGCGGCGCGGCGGCTCGCGCAGACCTTGCCGAAGGCCCGGTCGAGGCCTGCGGGGGATCGCCCCTGA